A single region of the Oleispira antarctica RB-8 genome encodes:
- the topA gene encoding DNA topoisomerase, whose protein sequence is MGKSLVIVESPAKAKTINKYLGKDFIVKSSVGHIRDLPTSGSGTKSDPKERARQAAITRKLSPEDKIVHKKRKSKEQLINRMGINPDNDWAANYQILPGKEKVVEELQRLAKDADTVYLATDLDREGEAIAWHLREVIGGDESRYRRVVFNEITKKAITAAFEQPSELDINRVNAQQTRRFLDRVVGFMVSPLLWAKVARGLSAGRVQSVAVRIVVEREREIRAFIPVEYWEAFAKLDSKQGDQLRCQIVKENGAEYKPSNQAHSEKAMAVLQSSTFKVSNREDRPTKSKPAAPFITSTLQQAASTRLSFSVKKTMILAQRLYEAGYITYMRTDSTNLSGEAVENARAYIGKKYGEQYLPAEPRSYSSKEGAQEAHEAIRPSNVELTANDLEKMEPDAERLYDLIWRRFVACQINDAQFTSSTITVKAAEFDLKTKGRVIRFDGHLRALPTGGKGDEDIILPDVAVGDELKLDELQPKQHFTKPSPRFSEAALVKELEKQGIGRPSTYASIISTIQDRGYVCLENRRFYAEKMGDIVTSRLVENFDDLMDYNFTATMEEKLDHVANGALKWKNVLNEFYSNFQNKLEIADSEDGMRPNDPVNTDIECPTCSRNMQIRTGSTGVFLGCSGYSLPPKERCTTTMNLTAGDEAISLDGDEEAESRRLNDMRRCTICNTAMDSYLLDEQRKLHICGNNPDCDGYEVELGKFKIKGYDGPTLECDKCGSEMQLKSGRFGKYFGCMADECKNTRKLLKSGEAAPPKMDPIPMPELQCVKVDDTYILRDGASGLFLAASQFPKNRETRAPLVSEIIPHQAELDPKYHFLLDAPRSDKQGNSAVIRYSRKTKSQYVMSEVDGKASGWSAVFEDSKWVETEPKKKAPAKKKAATKKAPTKKAVTKKTDEEK, encoded by the coding sequence ATGGGCAAATCACTGGTTATTGTGGAGTCGCCTGCCAAGGCTAAAACCATCAACAAATATCTGGGCAAAGATTTCATTGTGAAGTCCAGTGTTGGTCATATTCGTGATCTGCCCACCTCTGGCTCGGGCACTAAAAGCGATCCTAAAGAGCGTGCTCGTCAGGCGGCTATTACACGAAAACTGTCTCCAGAAGACAAAATCGTACATAAAAAGCGCAAGTCGAAAGAGCAACTCATCAATCGCATGGGTATCAACCCAGACAACGACTGGGCAGCCAACTATCAAATTCTTCCAGGCAAAGAAAAAGTTGTCGAGGAATTACAGCGCTTGGCGAAAGACGCCGATACCGTCTATCTCGCGACGGATTTGGACCGCGAAGGGGAAGCCATTGCTTGGCACCTGCGGGAAGTTATTGGTGGTGATGAAAGCCGCTATCGTCGTGTAGTTTTTAACGAAATCACTAAAAAAGCGATTACAGCCGCGTTTGAACAGCCTTCTGAACTTGATATTAATCGTGTTAATGCTCAGCAAACCCGTCGCTTCTTAGACCGCGTTGTGGGCTTTATGGTATCGCCGCTACTCTGGGCAAAAGTCGCTCGAGGCTTATCTGCAGGTCGAGTTCAATCGGTTGCAGTACGTATCGTTGTTGAACGTGAGCGTGAAATTCGTGCGTTCATTCCGGTTGAATACTGGGAAGCCTTTGCCAAACTTGATAGTAAGCAAGGCGACCAGTTACGCTGCCAAATAGTTAAAGAAAATGGCGCTGAATACAAGCCAAGTAATCAAGCACACAGCGAAAAAGCGATGGCGGTATTGCAGTCATCGACCTTCAAAGTTTCGAACCGCGAAGATCGCCCGACAAAATCCAAGCCTGCTGCACCTTTTATTACGTCGACCTTGCAGCAAGCCGCCAGTACTCGCTTAAGTTTTAGCGTGAAGAAAACAATGATTTTGGCTCAGCGTTTATACGAAGCTGGTTATATCACTTATATGCGAACCGATTCCACGAATTTAAGTGGAGAAGCCGTCGAAAATGCCCGTGCCTACATTGGCAAAAAATACGGTGAACAGTATTTACCTGCTGAACCTCGCTCATACAGCAGCAAAGAAGGCGCTCAGGAGGCACACGAAGCGATTCGCCCGTCTAACGTTGAACTTACAGCCAATGACCTAGAAAAGATGGAACCGGACGCTGAGCGTCTTTACGATCTAATCTGGCGTCGTTTTGTGGCTTGCCAAATCAACGATGCGCAATTCACTAGCTCAACCATTACTGTGAAAGCCGCTGAGTTTGATTTAAAAACCAAAGGTCGTGTGATTCGTTTTGATGGTCACTTACGTGCCCTACCAACCGGCGGTAAAGGCGATGAAGATATTATTTTGCCCGACGTGGCCGTTGGTGATGAGCTTAAGCTGGATGAACTTCAGCCTAAGCAGCATTTTACTAAACCATCTCCACGTTTCTCAGAAGCCGCATTGGTTAAAGAATTAGAAAAACAAGGCATTGGTCGCCCATCTACCTACGCCTCGATTATCTCTACCATCCAAGATCGCGGTTATGTGTGCTTGGAAAATCGTCGTTTTTATGCCGAAAAAATGGGAGATATTGTTACCAGTCGCTTGGTGGAAAACTTTGATGATTTAATGGATTACAATTTCACCGCCACCATGGAAGAAAAACTCGACCATGTTGCTAACGGTGCTTTGAAATGGAAAAATGTTTTAAACGAATTCTATAGCAACTTTCAAAATAAATTGGAAATTGCCGATAGCGAAGATGGAATGCGCCCTAATGATCCGGTAAACACCGACATTGAGTGCCCTACCTGCTCTCGTAATATGCAAATTCGTACGGGTTCGACAGGCGTATTCTTAGGATGCTCAGGTTACAGCCTGCCACCAAAAGAACGCTGCACGACCACCATGAATTTGACCGCCGGTGATGAAGCCATCAGCCTCGATGGTGATGAAGAAGCTGAAAGCCGCCGTTTAAACGATATGCGTCGCTGCACTATCTGCAATACCGCGATGGACAGCTACTTACTCGACGAACAGCGTAAGTTGCACATTTGTGGTAACAACCCAGATTGCGATGGCTACGAAGTAGAGCTTGGCAAATTTAAAATCAAAGGCTATGACGGCCCAACGCTTGAATGCGACAAATGTGGCAGCGAAATGCAGCTTAAGTCAGGTCGCTTCGGCAAGTATTTTGGTTGTATGGCAGACGAATGTAAGAATACCCGCAAACTGCTTAAAAGCGGTGAAGCAGCGCCACCTAAGATGGACCCTATTCCAATGCCTGAACTGCAATGTGTGAAGGTAGACGATACTTACATCTTGCGTGATGGTGCGAGTGGCTTATTCTTAGCAGCCAGCCAGTTCCCGAAAAACCGCGAAACTCGCGCACCCTTGGTATCTGAGATCATTCCTCATCAAGCGGAACTGGATCCTAAATACCATTTCTTATTAGACGCACCGCGCTCTGACAAGCAAGGTAACTCTGCGGTCATTCGCTACAGCCGTAAGACTAAATCACAATACGTGATGTCTGAAGTTGATGGTAAAGCGTCTGGCTGGAGTGCTGTGTTTGAAGACAGTAAGTGGGTAGAGACGGAGCCAAAGAAAAAAGCGCCTGCTAAAAAGAAAGCCGCTACCAAAAAGGCACCGACTAAAAAAGCAGTCACAAAAAAAACTGACGAAGAAAAATAG
- a CDS encoding Putative 1-Aminocyclopropane-1-carboxylate endolyase: MIQAFPPYSEVVSANTNSATLHIEIPEVVDILRLDQIHPWVSGNKWYKLKYNLETASMLGHQRLLSCGGPHSNHLHALACAGKVFGFSTTAFVRGYSHLPLTETLRECEEMGMALVFVDKKTYLNRYDQHWCQQQAEYYKSYWIPEGGNNDAGKKGCAEIAEQCLGYDEVWMSVGSGCTFSGVAHSLAIAQLKNDSLKKVHLKGVMAIKGGEELAASLLADLGNECSIDCDSHLGGFGRCPDELVDLIHHYDAHNLPLDPVYTAKLVMAFERYLQTGKLKANKRYLLIHSGGLQGRRGVKALSASVP, translated from the coding sequence GTGATTCAGGCTTTTCCACCGTATTCAGAAGTGGTTAGCGCCAATACAAACAGCGCAACCCTCCATATAGAGATACCAGAAGTCGTGGATATACTGCGTCTAGATCAAATACATCCGTGGGTCTCTGGTAATAAGTGGTACAAGTTAAAATACAACCTAGAAACTGCCAGTATGCTTGGCCATCAGCGACTATTGTCTTGCGGAGGCCCTCACTCGAATCACCTTCATGCCTTAGCCTGCGCGGGAAAAGTATTCGGATTTTCTACGACGGCTTTCGTTCGTGGCTACTCTCATCTGCCATTAACGGAAACTTTGCGCGAGTGCGAAGAAATGGGGATGGCATTAGTCTTTGTTGATAAAAAAACCTACCTTAATCGTTACGATCAGCACTGGTGTCAGCAGCAAGCTGAATATTATAAAAGCTATTGGATTCCTGAAGGCGGCAATAATGATGCCGGTAAAAAAGGCTGTGCAGAAATTGCTGAGCAATGTTTAGGTTACGATGAAGTTTGGATGAGCGTCGGCTCAGGCTGTACCTTTAGCGGAGTGGCGCATTCTTTGGCCATCGCTCAATTAAAAAACGATTCTCTGAAAAAAGTCCATCTAAAAGGCGTGATGGCGATTAAAGGTGGTGAAGAATTGGCAGCCTCTTTGTTAGCTGACTTAGGGAATGAGTGCTCTATTGACTGTGATAGTCACTTGGGTGGATTTGGTCGTTGTCCTGATGAGCTTGTCGATTTAATACATCATTATGATGCCCATAATTTACCGCTAGACCCTGTTTATACCGCTAAATTAGTGATGGCTTTTGAGCGCTATTTACAAACAGGAAAATTGAAGGCTAATAAACGCTATTTATTAATCCATAGTGGTGGTTTACAGGGACGCAGGGGTGTTAAAGCACTGTCGGCCAGCGTGCCATAA